Proteins encoded by one window of Xanthomonas sp. DAR 80977:
- a CDS encoding VIT1/CCC1 transporter family protein — MRPTHSELHRADRAGWLRAAVLGANDGILSVAGLVVGVASSGAPAPVVLATGIAGLVAGAMSMAAGEYVSVQSQVDTERADLAIERRELREDPQSELDELTAIYRQRGLDAALARQVAEQLTAHDALGAHARDELGITETLRARPLQAALASAAAFCCGAALPILAALLAPPGRQVWVTGAATLLGLSLTGALAARAGGASGVRGAVRVVFWGAAAMLATGAVGRLFGVQV; from the coding sequence ATGCGCCCCACCCATTCCGAACTGCACCGTGCCGATCGCGCCGGTTGGCTGCGCGCCGCGGTGCTCGGCGCCAACGATGGCATCCTGTCGGTGGCCGGCCTGGTGGTCGGCGTGGCCAGCAGCGGCGCGCCGGCGCCGGTGGTGCTGGCGACCGGCATCGCCGGCCTGGTCGCCGGCGCGATGTCGATGGCGGCCGGCGAATACGTCTCGGTACAGTCGCAGGTGGACACCGAACGCGCCGACCTGGCGATCGAGCGCCGCGAGCTGCGCGAGGATCCGCAGAGCGAACTCGACGAACTCACCGCCATCTACCGGCAGCGCGGGCTGGATGCGGCGCTGGCGCGCCAGGTCGCCGAGCAGCTAACCGCGCACGATGCGCTGGGCGCGCATGCGCGCGACGAACTCGGCATCACCGAGACCCTGCGCGCGCGGCCGCTGCAGGCCGCGCTGGCGTCGGCGGCCGCGTTCTGCTGCGGCGCGGCACTGCCGATCCTGGCCGCGCTGCTGGCGCCGCCCGGCCGCCAGGTGTGGGTGACCGGCGCGGCGACGCTGCTCGGGCTGTCGCTGACCGGCGCATTGGCGGCGCGCGCCGGTGGCGCGTCCGGCGTGCGCGGCGCGGTGCGCGTGGTGTTCTGGGGCGCGGCGGCGATGCTGGCCACCGGCGCGGTCGGCCGCCTGTTCGGCGTGCAGGTCTGA